From one Plantibacter flavus genomic stretch:
- a CDS encoding HtaA domain-containing protein: MSRISPPKVLAAALAAAVIALGSLTPATAATPRTDLALGADVTVSSTHPHNNFALAGSNLVDGSSSTRWAAADDATFPLTIDLGFTSEVTFTEVVIDEFVDSGTNARVAGFELQRWVSASSAWETFSASSGLGRKKSISGFGEITSSKVRLSIAGLLPGETYTPTLTGIALYATAPEAPGTGGEGTPAASDAPYIAFETAPAGKTAIDPGARVTQIDTPSTNGSNSIRVVESDGDVFLQQVAEDSGAVTQTLDISSNIDGVTSGTASLDYSAASPYPLNITLFGTKDGQSIVLRVITPGSSSLGTAASTTFESLDATAFEQRTGVALAGLELISPFSTGYLAVYSTPSGYGAKRLTYKLAPQAGRDPITLPFSQVDREFRLDTYGDLYSSRVGAVEKVSMYDLSTVATVELPGFGIAASWLLEPYSVLLVADASGKVANVSLKDGVALRGVISLPTQAASMAFVEYTAEIQLTTAGATQIRRFAAADSGERTPLDTAGVVLPGSLSSFVSWNPATTYLVAIGQNVYSYRASYVSSAKPWFTPSLSAAKRGAGIDFSYSGAGTGLSSDKAWFEYSLDGGASWSKRGDAWSDAVADRGNVTVQPAALAEPQDGIAPYLRQNTEDVWASTTLGVFYGDIVLPAEQYDALWRYRLENVYGSVASAATTITIEDEQEVDPTLRMTTQPTAARVSVGESLTLTAAASAALPITVQWQRSADGTDWADIDGATGNSLTLTASAADTGSSFRAVYTAGDSRIQSEPASISVMVPNGPVTSAAPAGAVIAADARFTLDLSTYSQEWVRDVASKNVSLGTTGFEFSTGSGWTDPASGETQLSWSGTAIYRPYGGYLGLYMAYANPHLAIAANGQATLTAEIAWNDGGGKWSGPVENSYKRVIVATFADSELTTATDGTLSFAGTPEWSGRAYSQGAGEVYADSFPASLVDYFDPSNRPWFYATGSFRDPEKAGLPVTATATVTTETAPTAGSRVDPLDPLGDGKNPFTPSSPTVVAQPQSATIGVDGTAKLTATATGSPAPTIRWQQLLGAVWTDIDGATTTTYTATGLAEGAHSFRAVFTGGGTSVESETAVVTVSADGDEPQPSAGPALSVTPGSQLADGAKLTVSGSGYEQHTNRHGAYLLFGYATTFPSAGGKLGVDYDYAAGMDNQRFIAWPGSATTGASQALFADGGFTVEDFAATSTFIGASGAAIDCRATGITCGVFTIGAHGSTDGALETFVPVTFTTVAPEPGTEPGTEPGTNPGTEPGTNPGTEPGTEPGTNPGTEPGTEPGTNPGTEPGTEPAPRKIEPSGSDLTLENEGRITVPVSAIAGSTITVSVGSDRAADRVAAYLFSEPSSLGTYKVSESGTFEVRLPADVTGVHRLAVYDEDGIIGWASISIAALAGNGDKAKDTMAVTGTEFPSAAILSAVVLILLGGVLIKRRRKLTV; this comes from the coding sequence TTGTCCCGAATATCCCCTCCGAAGGTCCTCGCGGCCGCCCTCGCGGCGGCGGTGATCGCTCTCGGATCGCTGACACCGGCAACCGCAGCGACCCCGCGCACGGATCTCGCCCTCGGCGCCGACGTCACCGTCAGCTCGACCCACCCGCACAACAACTTCGCCCTCGCCGGATCGAACCTCGTCGATGGTTCCAGCAGCACCCGCTGGGCAGCGGCCGATGACGCCACCTTCCCCCTCACGATCGACCTCGGCTTCACTTCAGAGGTCACCTTCACCGAAGTCGTCATCGACGAGTTCGTCGACTCGGGCACGAACGCGCGCGTGGCCGGCTTCGAACTCCAGCGCTGGGTGTCCGCGTCGTCGGCCTGGGAGACATTCTCCGCGTCGTCGGGACTCGGCCGGAAGAAGTCGATCAGCGGCTTCGGCGAGATCACATCGTCGAAGGTCCGCCTTTCCATAGCGGGACTGTTGCCGGGCGAGACGTACACACCGACGCTGACCGGCATCGCGCTCTACGCGACAGCACCCGAAGCCCCTGGGACTGGCGGTGAGGGAACCCCTGCTGCGAGTGATGCGCCGTACATCGCGTTCGAGACCGCACCTGCCGGGAAGACCGCGATCGATCCTGGCGCGCGCGTCACGCAGATCGACACACCGTCGACGAACGGGTCGAACTCGATTCGTGTCGTCGAATCGGATGGTGACGTCTTCCTCCAGCAGGTGGCGGAGGACTCGGGCGCCGTGACGCAGACACTCGACATCAGCTCCAACATCGATGGGGTGACCTCCGGAACCGCGAGCCTCGACTACAGCGCGGCCTCGCCCTATCCCCTGAACATCACCCTCTTCGGCACGAAGGACGGGCAGTCGATCGTCCTCCGCGTCATCACGCCTGGATCGAGTTCGCTCGGTACCGCTGCCTCCACGACGTTCGAATCGCTGGACGCAACAGCGTTCGAGCAGCGCACCGGCGTCGCTCTCGCCGGCCTCGAGCTCATCAGCCCGTTCAGCACGGGCTACCTGGCCGTGTACTCGACACCGAGCGGCTACGGCGCGAAGCGCCTCACGTACAAGCTGGCCCCACAGGCCGGACGCGATCCGATCACGCTGCCGTTCAGTCAGGTCGATCGCGAGTTCCGTCTCGACACCTACGGTGATCTGTACTCGAGTCGGGTCGGTGCCGTCGAGAAGGTCTCCATGTACGACCTCTCCACCGTCGCGACGGTGGAGCTCCCGGGCTTCGGCATCGCTGCATCCTGGTTGCTGGAGCCGTACTCCGTGCTCCTGGTCGCGGATGCATCCGGCAAGGTCGCGAACGTCAGCCTCAAGGATGGTGTCGCCCTCCGTGGCGTGATCTCGCTCCCGACGCAAGCCGCCTCGATGGCGTTCGTCGAGTACACCGCAGAGATCCAGCTCACCACAGCAGGTGCAACCCAGATCCGGAGGTTCGCAGCCGCCGACAGCGGTGAGCGGACCCCGTTGGACACCGCCGGCGTGGTGCTCCCCGGATCGTTGAGCTCCTTCGTCAGCTGGAATCCGGCGACGACCTACCTGGTAGCCATCGGCCAGAACGTCTACTCCTACCGCGCGTCGTACGTCTCCAGCGCCAAGCCGTGGTTCACCCCCTCACTGTCCGCAGCAAAGCGCGGAGCCGGTATCGACTTCTCCTACTCCGGGGCCGGCACGGGTCTGTCCTCCGACAAGGCCTGGTTCGAGTACAGCCTCGACGGTGGAGCGAGCTGGTCGAAGCGCGGCGACGCGTGGTCCGACGCGGTCGCTGATCGTGGCAACGTGACGGTCCAGCCCGCTGCACTCGCGGAACCCCAGGACGGTATCGCTCCCTACCTGCGCCAGAACACCGAAGACGTCTGGGCGTCCACCACCCTCGGTGTCTTCTACGGCGACATCGTCCTCCCGGCCGAGCAGTACGACGCCCTCTGGCGCTACCGTCTCGAGAACGTCTACGGATCGGTCGCCAGCGCCGCCACGACGATCACGATCGAGGACGAGCAGGAGGTCGACCCGACCCTCCGCATGACCACACAACCGACCGCCGCACGCGTCAGCGTCGGCGAGTCGCTCACCCTCACCGCAGCGGCGTCCGCAGCACTCCCGATCACCGTGCAGTGGCAGCGCTCCGCCGACGGCACCGACTGGGCTGACATCGACGGGGCGACGGGCAACAGCCTGACGCTCACCGCGTCCGCGGCCGACACCGGCAGCAGCTTCCGGGCCGTGTACACCGCCGGCGATTCGAGGATCCAGTCCGAACCGGCGAGCATCAGTGTGATGGTTCCGAACGGGCCGGTCACGTCCGCCGCGCCCGCCGGCGCCGTCATCGCAGCGGACGCACGCTTCACGCTGGACCTGTCCACGTACTCCCAGGAGTGGGTGCGCGACGTCGCAAGCAAGAACGTCTCGCTCGGAACCACCGGCTTCGAGTTCTCCACGGGCTCCGGGTGGACCGATCCCGCGTCCGGTGAGACACAACTGTCCTGGTCGGGCACGGCGATCTACCGCCCCTACGGCGGTTATCTCGGCCTGTACATGGCGTACGCGAACCCCCACCTCGCGATCGCAGCGAACGGGCAGGCCACCCTCACGGCGGAGATCGCCTGGAACGACGGCGGCGGCAAGTGGAGTGGCCCCGTCGAGAACAGCTACAAGCGCGTCATCGTCGCGACGTTCGCCGACAGCGAGCTCACGACGGCGACTGACGGGACGCTCTCGTTCGCCGGCACGCCGGAGTGGTCGGGACGCGCCTACTCACAGGGTGCAGGCGAGGTGTACGCGGACAGTTTCCCCGCGTCACTCGTCGACTACTTCGACCCGAGCAACCGTCCGTGGTTCTACGCGACCGGCAGCTTCCGTGACCCGGAGAAGGCCGGCCTGCCGGTGACGGCGACGGCGACGGTCACGACCGAGACGGCCCCGACCGCAGGCTCGCGGGTCGACCCGCTCGACCCCCTCGGCGACGGCAAGAACCCGTTCACCCCGTCCTCACCGACCGTGGTCGCACAACCGCAGTCGGCGACCATCGGCGTCGACGGTACAGCCAAGCTCACCGCCACCGCGACCGGGTCACCGGCACCGACGATCCGCTGGCAACAGCTCCTCGGCGCGGTCTGGACCGACATCGACGGCGCGACGACCACGACCTACACCGCGACAGGGCTCGCGGAGGGAGCGCACTCGTTCCGAGCCGTGTTCACCGGAGGCGGCACATCGGTGGAGTCGGAGACCGCCGTCGTCACGGTGAGCGCTGACGGGGACGAGCCTCAGCCGTCGGCGGGTCCCGCGCTGAGCGTGACCCCGGGTTCTCAGCTTGCGGACGGCGCCAAGCTCACGGTGTCGGGGTCCGGCTATGAGCAGCACACCAACCGTCACGGTGCCTACCTCCTGTTCGGGTACGCCACCACGTTCCCGTCGGCCGGCGGCAAGCTCGGCGTCGACTACGACTACGCAGCAGGCATGGACAACCAGCGGTTCATCGCCTGGCCAGGCTCAGCGACAACAGGAGCCTCGCAGGCGCTCTTCGCTGACGGCGGGTTCACCGTCGAGGACTTCGCGGCGACGTCCACCTTCATCGGAGCCTCCGGCGCGGCCATCGACTGCCGAGCCACCGGGATCACCTGTGGCGTGTTCACGATCGGCGCCCACGGCTCGACGGACGGGGCGCTCGAGACGTTCGTCCCGGTAACGTTCACGACCGTCGCACCCGAACCGGGCACGGAACCAGGCACCGAACCGGGTACGAACCCAGGCACGGAACCGGGTACGAACCCAGGCACGGAACCAGGCACCGAACCGGGTACGAACCCAGGCACGGAACCAGGCACCGAACCGGGTACGAACCCAGGCACGGAACCAGGCACCGAACCGGCACCGCGGAAGATCGAGCCGTCTGGCTCAGACCTGACGCTCGAGAACGAGGGTCGCATCACGGTTCCGGTGAGTGCAATCGCAGGATCGACTATCACCGTGTCCGTCGGCAGCGACCGAGCCGCGGACCGAGTGGCCGCGTACCTCTTCTCCGAGCCGAGTTCG
- a CDS encoding glucose PTS transporter subunit IIA — translation MLGSFFMPQRGDRFSMSTKYATLAAEIIRLVGGPANIESAYHCQTRLRFSLHNESLVRDSELQATAGVATTRVSGGTYQVVVGTHVKDVFEEVDRELSAAGVSSATHTTASKPAERRSVFSVVVDFIAATFQPIVPALSGAGMIMALLAVLVVTNVITRESQTYQVLAFFANAVFYFLPIFVAISAADKLKTNRFLAGVVAAMMLHPTWTQMVASGDSVHLFDVIPLTLASYGSSVIPILLVILVQSYFERLLNRVVPNAIKLVFVPMITFLVMGTLAMSVLGPIGTFLGGYLAIFFAFLTENAPWVPSLLIGALLPVMVMFGVHNAVAPLGFAQLAQLGYDSIFGPGAICSNIAQGVATLVVAVRTKDAKLRQIATAGGITALMGITEPALYGVALPKRYPLIAAMIGGGAGGLYAGLTSTHRFAVGTSGLPAVFLYIGDDTLQFFVNILVALAISAVVSAAAAILLSVRFERVAAAQDALLGSGLTVEVDIPSASVPAIGTISTAGTGGERTVSASHEITAPVSGEVLPLAAIPDGAFSSGVMGPGLGIEPMNGRIVSPVTGTVVAATKTGHAFGIVTDAGVEVLVHIGVDTVQMKGAGFSGAVPSGTHVEVGQQLVSVDLAAISDAGHPATVILVVTNPDDVGEVSVTASGRVVAGEPVLSIAG, via the coding sequence ATGCTCGGGTCTTTTTTTATGCCTCAACGAGGAGACAGGTTCAGCATGAGTACCAAGTACGCGACACTCGCGGCCGAGATCATCCGACTCGTGGGTGGCCCCGCCAACATCGAATCCGCATACCACTGCCAGACGCGGCTCCGTTTCTCCCTCCACAACGAGTCGCTCGTTCGCGATAGTGAGCTGCAAGCGACGGCGGGTGTGGCCACGACACGGGTCTCCGGTGGGACCTATCAGGTCGTCGTCGGAACGCACGTCAAAGACGTGTTCGAGGAGGTGGACAGAGAGTTGAGCGCTGCCGGCGTCTCGAGCGCCACCCACACGACCGCTTCGAAGCCCGCAGAGCGGCGTAGCGTCTTCAGCGTCGTCGTCGACTTCATCGCGGCCACGTTCCAGCCCATCGTCCCGGCACTCTCCGGAGCTGGCATGATCATGGCATTGCTGGCGGTCCTGGTCGTGACCAACGTGATCACCAGGGAATCCCAGACCTACCAGGTACTCGCGTTCTTCGCCAACGCGGTCTTCTACTTCCTACCGATCTTCGTCGCCATCTCAGCGGCGGACAAACTGAAGACGAACCGGTTCCTCGCCGGTGTTGTGGCAGCGATGATGCTGCACCCGACCTGGACGCAGATGGTCGCGAGTGGTGATTCGGTACATCTCTTCGACGTCATCCCGCTGACGCTTGCATCCTACGGCTCCTCGGTCATCCCGATCCTGCTCGTTATCCTCGTGCAGTCATACTTCGAGCGACTGTTGAACCGGGTCGTCCCGAACGCCATCAAGCTCGTGTTCGTCCCGATGATCACCTTCCTGGTCATGGGCACGCTTGCGATGTCGGTCCTCGGTCCGATCGGCACCTTCCTCGGCGGGTATCTCGCGATCTTCTTCGCCTTCCTTACCGAGAACGCACCGTGGGTACCCTCGCTGCTGATTGGCGCATTGCTCCCGGTGATGGTGATGTTCGGTGTGCACAACGCGGTGGCGCCACTCGGGTTCGCCCAGTTGGCACAGCTCGGGTACGACAGCATCTTCGGCCCGGGTGCGATCTGCTCGAACATCGCGCAGGGTGTCGCGACGCTGGTGGTCGCCGTCCGTACGAAGGACGCCAAGCTGCGTCAGATCGCGACTGCAGGTGGAATCACTGCATTGATGGGTATTACTGAGCCGGCGCTCTATGGCGTTGCCCTTCCGAAACGGTATCCCTTGATTGCGGCGATGATCGGCGGCGGCGCCGGCGGACTCTATGCGGGGTTGACCAGCACACACCGGTTCGCCGTTGGTACGTCGGGCCTGCCGGCCGTGTTCCTGTACATCGGAGACGACACCCTCCAGTTCTTTGTCAACATCCTGGTGGCGCTCGCGATCTCAGCGGTGGTCTCTGCTGCGGCCGCCATCCTGCTCTCAGTGCGCTTCGAGCGCGTTGCTGCGGCACAGGATGCACTGCTTGGCTCTGGATTGACGGTCGAAGTCGATATCCCCTCCGCGTCGGTACCTGCGATCGGCACCATCTCAACTGCGGGCACTGGCGGGGAACGAACTGTTTCTGCATCACACGAGATCACCGCTCCCGTCTCCGGCGAGGTCCTACCGCTTGCAGCGATCCCCGATGGAGCGTTCTCGTCGGGCGTCATGGGCCCTGGACTGGGCATCGAACCGATGAACGGTCGAATCGTCTCGCCGGTCACGGGCACCGTTGTGGCCGCCACGAAGACCGGGCACGCGTTCGGCATCGTCACCGACGCGGGCGTTGAGGTCCTCGTGCACATCGGCGTCGACACGGTCCAGATGAAGGGAGCCGGCTTCTCTGGTGCAGTCCCGTCAGGGACGCATGTCGAAGTGGGACAGCAGCTCGTCTCCGTGGATCTCGCCGCGATCTCAGACGCAGGTCACCCGGCGACGGTCATCCTGGTCGTGACAAACCCGGACGACGTCGGCGAGGTCTCGGTCACGGCCTCTGGGCGCGTCGTCGCGGGTGAGCCCGTACTCTCGATCGCCGGCTGA